Proteins encoded within one genomic window of Panicum virgatum strain AP13 chromosome 1N, P.virgatum_v5, whole genome shotgun sequence:
- the LOC120655631 gene encoding uncharacterized protein LOC120655631, with translation MAGKGAKATAAKSADKDKGKKAGGSVSRSSRAAPQEKSAPKKDVYQLFAEKVRDNKQLESRWAIMQETRVEYFRGKYFTTFIKNNPEVREILGPDKDLEVEDIVNTLLTKNLVIRCDRVMKTVRPGKKKLSSWPAHLEIHNEQVFTENDGFFAWMFLKRRTLWQTILSFVWPLFALAVCLFPVYPYQCKIVVLYSCAGALLFIVSILLLRAAIFGILWVIFGKRVWFFPNINAEETTFRELVRFWPEKDEGERPKWTSRLFYALVAVLVILLLRHHAPDEAARARYQKKVSNIIDDVLEWSPKLAISGMIEKHTGANMTEASNYTSSAGSSHTAPSAEGKATQPNPDTDADGDTQADSDEIRDSGYADDTRTRSNEA, from the exons ATGGCGGGGAAGGGAGCCAAGGCCACGGCGGCCAAGTCGGCGGACAAGGACAAGGGGAAGAAGGCCGGCGGTTCCGTCTCGCGCTCCTCCCGTGCCGCACCTCAG GAGAAATCTGCTCCGAAGAAAGATGTTTATCAATTGTTTGCTGAGAAGGTTAGGGATAACAAACAACTGGAATCAAGATGGGCAATCATGCAAGAAACTCGAGTGGAGTATTTTCGTGGAAAATATTTCACTACCTTCATAAAAAATAATCCAGAAGTCAGAGAAATTTTAGGGCCGGATAAAGATTTAGAAGTGGAGGACATTGTTAACACTTTGCTGACCAAGAACCTTGTTATAAGATGTGACCGAGTTATGAAAACTGTCAGGCCTGGCAAGAAAAAACTATCATCCTGGCCTGCTCATTTGGAGATACATAAT GAACAAGTGTTTACTGAAAATGATGGTTTCTTTGCTTGGATGTTTCTAAAAAGGCGGACCTTGTGGCAGACAATTCTTTCATTTGTTTGGCCTCTTTTTGCACTGGCAGTCTGCTTATTTCCAGTTTACCCATATCAATGCAAGATTGTTGTACTGTACTCATGTGCTGGAGCTCTACTTTTCATCGTCTCCATTCTTTTGC TAAGAGCTGCTATCTTCGGCATCTTATGGGTCATTTTTGGGAAACGTGTATGGTTTTTCCCCAATATAAATGCAGAGGAGACAACATTTAGAGAACTCGTTCGTTTTTGGCCTGAAAAGGATGAAGGAGAGCGGCCAAAGTGGACATCAAGACTTTTCTATGCTCTTGTCGCTGTATTGGTGATATTGCTCCTTAGGCACCATGCTCCAGATGAGGCAGCTAGAGCCAG GTACCAAAAGAAGGTTTCTAACATAATCGATGATGTTCTTGAGTGGTCTCCAAAGTTGGCGATTTCTGGAATGATTGAAAAGCATACTGGGGCTAATATGACGGAAGCTAGCAACTACACCAGCAGTGCTGGGAGCAGTCATACCGCTCCCTCTGCCGAAGGCAAGGCTACACAACCAAACCCAGATACGGATGCAGATGGGGATACCCAGGCTGACTCAGATGAAATCCGAGATAGCGGATATGCTGACGATACAAGAACAAGATCAAATGAAGCTTAA